One Acidicapsa ligni genomic region harbors:
- a CDS encoding efflux RND transporter periplasmic adaptor subunit — MIRLRSFSSSNSYSFALGSGAVLLAASFLATGCEKKDEGSGAPPPAQVTHVSDMNLVTVDQDKVKQFSLVAPESVAMASQLSATGSVNPDVSRTVPVISLANGRVVDIRVRLDDNVKKGQLLIKVQSPDVSAAFNAYLKAVNDEQLANKAFTRAKDLLQHGAISQAMFEQAEDSENDAKADLNSADEQLKTLGVDKDHPSPVVNVYAPVSGVIISQNVTQAGAAGVGLSGSSTAFTIADLSHVWILCDVFENDISKIQLGQSAQIHINAYPDKVLTGRISDIGPVLDPNLRTAKVRIEVANTGILKLGMFVTATFTSKTQETRMVVPADAVLHLHDRDWVFVPAGNSQFKRLEVRGGKFLTGGKQEILSGLNADQQVVANALALESTVSQQ; from the coding sequence GCAGTGGTGCTCCGCCTCCGGCCCAGGTAACCCATGTTTCAGATATGAATCTCGTGACGGTGGACCAGGACAAGGTGAAGCAGTTTTCGCTTGTTGCTCCGGAGTCCGTTGCGATGGCTTCGCAGTTGTCTGCTACAGGATCGGTGAATCCGGATGTCTCGCGGACAGTGCCGGTGATCTCGTTGGCGAATGGCCGCGTGGTCGATATTCGCGTGCGGCTTGATGACAATGTGAAGAAGGGGCAGTTGCTGATCAAGGTGCAGAGCCCGGATGTTTCTGCCGCGTTCAATGCCTACTTGAAGGCAGTCAATGATGAGCAACTGGCGAACAAGGCTTTTACCCGCGCCAAGGATTTGTTGCAGCATGGGGCGATTTCACAGGCCATGTTCGAACAGGCTGAGGACTCGGAAAACGATGCCAAGGCAGATCTGAATTCGGCTGACGAGCAGTTGAAAACGCTGGGTGTGGACAAGGATCATCCGAGCCCGGTGGTGAATGTATATGCGCCGGTTTCGGGTGTAATTATTTCGCAGAATGTGACCCAGGCAGGTGCCGCGGGCGTGGGCCTCTCGGGTTCATCCACGGCGTTTACGATTGCGGATCTTTCGCATGTATGGATACTTTGCGATGTGTTTGAAAACGATATTTCAAAGATTCAACTTGGACAGAGCGCGCAGATTCATATCAATGCCTATCCGGACAAGGTGTTGACGGGACGAATCAGCGACATTGGTCCGGTACTCGATCCGAACCTGAGAACGGCCAAGGTGCGTATCGAGGTTGCAAACACTGGGATTTTGAAGCTGGGAATGTTTGTTACCGCGACGTTTACCAGCAAGACGCAGGAGACGCGCATGGTGGTTCCGGCCGATGCGGTGCTGCATCTGCATGATCGCGACTGGGTGTTTGTGCCTGCGGGTAATAGCCAGTTCAAGAGGCTTGAGGTTCGTGGAGGAAAGTTCCTGACGGGCGGTAAGCAGGAGATTCTGAGCGGCCTGAATGCCGATCAGCAGGTGGTTGCGAATGCGCTCGCGCTGGAAAGCACGGTGAGCCAGCAATGA
- a CDS encoding efflux RND transporter permease subunit — protein MIRALVDFALKNRWLVLAGVILLTAWGVLSFRNLPIEAYPDVANNYVQVITQWPGRSAEEIERQVTVPVEIQMAGIPHMTHLRSFSLAGISSLTMTFDDESKNDVNREHVLERLNQVTLPAGLVPQMGTDWSPVGQIYWYTLESTNPAYDAMEKKSLEDWTLEKQFKQVTGVVDVASFGGPTREYQIKLDPDKLISYGLNIGQVEQQVTNNNTNAGGSFIEQGAQQINVQSLGLYTNVQDIENTVIKTQAGTALKIKDIGTVTQGPKIRLGQIGRAWHHNDGSIVDNEDTVEGVVLLQKGQDSDPVLEGIHAKVEELNNHILPPGVKVVPFLDRSVLVHFTVHTVEHNLAEGVILVSLILFVFLGNVRGAIIVALTIPFSLLFASILLDLNHIPANLLSLGALDFGMVVDGAVVMIENIIRHLAHKNDPHTPQQKIRDAAQEVQRPVFFAIAIIITAYLPIFTLQAVEGRLFKPMAWTVAFALLGALTFSIVVAPVLASLLFSKGAKEWENPLMGWLVRHYRTSVRWAIEHSKVTVGVALVIFATAMFLNFGGVIGSEFLPHLDEGAIWVRGSLAPSQGPTSSIDFTNRARVILAAFPEVIQVVSQTGRPDDGTDVTGFFNTEYFVDLKQKEDWRPVFHQNKDALIAAMDKQLEGKFPGVIWNFSQPISDNMEEAVSGVKGELAVKLYGDDLKTLEAKAQEIVNEMSSIQGVRDLGIFRIIGQPNLNLTVDRQSAARFGINVADIQDAIQTAVGGNAVTQVQQGEARYDVTIRYEKQYRDTQDAIENIRLLSPSGERVSLAQVTKISKDDGAEEIYREGGQRYIAIKYSVRGRDLGSTVEEAIDKVNKLVKLPPGYHTEWAGEYESQKRANKRMAIVVPITLLGIFLILYMMFGSLKWALLIVASVFMSSIGGPLALFITHTNFSVSSGVGFLALFGVSVQTGVIMLEYINQLRARRRGMQEDKKGDIIEAAVEGAVLRLRPIMMTMLVATLGLMPAALSHGIGSDSQRPFAIVIVGGLLANLVIGVFLLPTLYVMFAGDNDKLPKVEGDEEF, from the coding sequence ATGATTCGCGCCCTTGTTGATTTTGCGCTGAAGAACCGCTGGCTTGTGCTGGCAGGGGTGATCCTGCTGACGGCGTGGGGTGTCCTGTCGTTTCGCAACTTGCCGATTGAAGCCTATCCGGATGTCGCCAACAATTACGTTCAGGTGATCACGCAGTGGCCCGGACGCTCGGCTGAAGAGATCGAGCGCCAGGTTACGGTGCCTGTTGAGATCCAGATGGCGGGTATTCCGCACATGACGCATCTGCGATCGTTTTCGCTGGCGGGTATCTCAAGCCTGACGATGACGTTCGACGATGAGTCGAAGAACGATGTGAACCGCGAGCATGTACTGGAGCGGCTGAACCAGGTGACTCTGCCTGCGGGGCTGGTGCCGCAGATGGGTACGGACTGGAGCCCGGTTGGCCAGATCTACTGGTACACGCTGGAGAGCACGAACCCGGCTTACGATGCAATGGAGAAGAAGTCGCTCGAAGACTGGACTCTTGAGAAGCAGTTCAAGCAGGTTACAGGTGTAGTGGATGTAGCCAGCTTTGGCGGGCCTACGCGTGAGTACCAGATCAAGCTCGACCCGGACAAGCTGATCTCTTATGGCCTGAATATCGGCCAGGTCGAACAGCAGGTCACGAACAACAACACCAATGCGGGCGGCAGCTTTATCGAGCAGGGCGCACAGCAGATCAATGTGCAGTCGCTGGGCCTGTATACGAATGTTCAGGACATTGAAAATACGGTGATCAAGACGCAGGCAGGCACTGCGTTGAAGATAAAAGATATCGGCACAGTGACGCAGGGGCCGAAGATTCGACTGGGGCAGATTGGTCGCGCCTGGCATCATAACGATGGTTCGATTGTGGACAATGAGGACACGGTCGAAGGCGTTGTACTGTTGCAGAAAGGACAGGACTCAGACCCGGTACTGGAAGGCATTCATGCGAAGGTTGAGGAGCTAAACAACCACATTCTTCCGCCGGGAGTAAAGGTCGTTCCATTCCTGGATCGCTCGGTGCTGGTGCACTTTACTGTGCATACGGTGGAGCACAACCTGGCCGAGGGTGTGATTCTTGTTTCGCTGATTCTGTTTGTCTTTCTAGGCAATGTACGTGGCGCGATTATTGTGGCGCTGACGATTCCCTTCTCGTTGCTGTTCGCTTCGATTCTGCTGGACCTGAACCATATTCCGGCGAACTTGCTGTCGTTGGGTGCGTTGGACTTTGGCATGGTGGTGGATGGTGCGGTGGTGATGATTGAAAACATCATTCGCCATCTTGCACATAAGAACGATCCGCATACTCCGCAACAGAAGATTCGCGATGCGGCGCAGGAAGTGCAGCGGCCGGTCTTCTTTGCAATCGCCATCATCATCACTGCATATCTGCCGATCTTTACGCTGCAGGCCGTCGAGGGGCGTTTGTTCAAACCGATGGCGTGGACGGTGGCGTTTGCGCTGCTGGGCGCGTTGACCTTTTCGATTGTGGTGGCCCCGGTGCTGGCGAGTCTGTTGTTCAGCAAGGGTGCGAAGGAGTGGGAAAACCCGCTTATGGGCTGGCTGGTGCGTCATTACCGCACGAGCGTTCGATGGGCGATTGAACATAGTAAGGTCACGGTCGGCGTGGCGCTGGTGATCTTTGCGACTGCGATGTTTCTCAACTTCGGAGGCGTGATTGGATCGGAGTTCCTGCCTCATCTGGATGAAGGCGCGATCTGGGTGCGCGGTTCGCTGGCACCGAGCCAGGGACCGACGTCGAGCATTGACTTTACCAATCGAGCTCGCGTTATTCTGGCTGCTTTTCCTGAAGTGATTCAAGTGGTAAGCCAGACGGGAAGACCGGATGATGGAACGGACGTTACTGGATTTTTCAATACGGAATACTTCGTCGATCTGAAGCAGAAGGAAGATTGGCGTCCGGTGTTTCATCAGAACAAGGACGCGCTGATCGCTGCGATGGATAAGCAGTTGGAGGGCAAGTTTCCGGGAGTGATCTGGAACTTTTCGCAGCCGATTTCAGACAACATGGAAGAAGCTGTCTCGGGCGTGAAAGGCGAACTTGCGGTGAAGCTTTACGGCGACGATCTGAAGACGCTGGAAGCGAAGGCGCAGGAGATTGTGAACGAGATGTCGTCCATCCAAGGTGTGCGGGATCTTGGGATTTTTCGCATCATTGGGCAGCCTAATCTGAATCTCACTGTCGATCGACAATCGGCTGCGCGTTTTGGAATCAACGTGGCCGATATTCAGGATGCTATCCAGACGGCAGTGGGTGGCAATGCTGTGACGCAGGTACAACAGGGTGAAGCACGTTACGATGTGACGATTCGCTATGAGAAGCAGTACCGCGATACACAGGATGCTATTGAAAATATTCGACTGCTTTCACCGAGTGGGGAACGAGTTTCATTGGCCCAGGTAACGAAGATCTCAAAGGATGATGGAGCAGAGGAGATTTATCGCGAGGGAGGACAGCGCTATATCGCGATCAAGTACTCGGTGCGCGGACGCGACCTGGGATCTACGGTGGAAGAGGCGATCGACAAGGTTAACAAGCTGGTGAAATTGCCTCCTGGTTACCACACGGAATGGGCGGGCGAATATGAGAGCCAGAAGCGTGCAAACAAGCGTATGGCAATCGTCGTTCCGATCACGCTGCTGGGGATCTTCCTGATTCTCTACATGATGTTTGGCTCGCTGAAGTGGGCGCTGCTGATTGTGGCGAGTGTCTTCATGTCGAGTATTGGCGGACCGCTGGCGTTGTTTATCACGCATACGAATTTCAGCGTGTCGTCGGGGGTTGGATTCCTGGCACTGTTTGGAGTCTCGGTGCAAACGGGCGTGATCATGCTGGAGTACATCAACCAGCTCCGCGCTCGGCGCAGAGGGATGCAGGAAGACAAGAAGGGCGACATCATCGAGGCTGCAGTAGAGGGTGCAGTTCTGCGACTGAGGCCGATCATGATGACGATGCTGGTGGCGACACTGGGACTGATGCCTGCGGCGCTTTCGCATGGAATCGGTTCGGATTCGCAGAGGCCGTTTGCGATTGTGATTGTGGGCGGACTGCTGGCTAACCTGGTGATTGGCGTGTTCCTGCTGCCGACGCTTTATGTGATGTTTGCAGGGGATAACGACAAGTTGCCCAAGGTTGAGGGTGATGAGGAGTTTTAG